One window of the Colletotrichum destructivum chromosome 4, complete sequence genome contains the following:
- a CDS encoding Putative Sterol-sensing domain, hydroxymethylglutaryl-CoA reductase, class I/II: MIALLVVAGRYNRCVVSVCLANAAGGSSRGVEESNPSFFNIRSRANGIFSNGLHPPTKTVYQDRNPDSNLNPNPDHATPKSSADATTPYIQRGISIDCPLVPVRDIASSVLKHPSFWRIRPTDCFTPRKLGDKIVGSTLFAQGPFWRKPSSVMIPSSLLPSRFRGEQPDNRPSPPSTLNRKVASIIQCVSKIAYTHPIHTICITAILASTTYVQVVKETFSDATRTTSRTAEWTPLAEGSRHLIAGPETNWKWNNFDVATDLPSDAEHLALATLIFPDSSPDRLVSAPSPHTVPLPSNLSIAHLPLTFNNPTAYSHESALAFSIKYSEAPEFLAAVQEIPSVPADYESSAVKLGETEQKIWIMRLARAHTKSIVARWFHDAWTEFLYLLRSAETTDIIIMVLGYLSMHLTFISLFLSMRKLGSNVWLATSVLISSTFAFFSGLSVTTKYSVPISTVILSEGLPFLVVTIGFEKKILFTRAVLSHALQHRRPEETSANPAQGVIQTAVQSAIRDKGYEIVRDYVIEIGILVAGAVSGVQGGLQQFCFLAAWILVFDCILLFTFYTAILCIKLEINRIKRHADIRRALEDDGVSRRVAENVASSNDWALNGKPGENGLLFGPEARRGSVPKFKFWMVAGFLAVNTINLCTIPFRTAGVASWTGGIVATPPVDPFKIASNGLDEILFRVRGLQQTTVVTVLPSIKYELEFPSTYYASSSTQHGDHIGDDNNHHQPLGYGYGVGAQMVGIVSTSLENTVVLKWIIVALAMSVILNGYLFNVARWGIKDPDGQQDPTDSAEAPAADSLTGTRGTELRSGGAEKAIQPEFVSPASSDDEDETEPRKVNVTPHSQAQLDKLLSEKRIYDMTDDEVISLSLQGKITGYGLERSLRDCSRAVRVRRSIISRTRATAEKTWFLEQSKLPYENYDWERVLGACCENVIGYMPIPVGVAGPLVIDGQSYFIPMATTEGVLVASVNRGCKAINAGGGAVTVLTSDGMTRGPCVGFDSLERAGAAKNWLDSEAGQSMMKTAFDSTSRFARLQVMKTAIAGTNLYIRFKTSTGDAMGMNMISKGVEYALNVMAAEGGFEDMKIVSLSANYCIDKKAAAINWIDGRGKGIVAEAIIPGEVVKSVLKSNVDSLVELNVSKNLIGSAMAASLGGYNAQAANIVAAVFIATGQDPAQVVESSNCITIMKNLNGNLQISVSMPSIEVGTLGGGTILEPQSAMLDMFGVRGSHPTEPGENARRLGRIIGAAVLAGELSLCSALDAGHLVKAHMAHNRSAPATRSTTPAPRTNGATTPIGLTMASSTGEKQQNATA, from the exons ATGATTGCCCTGTTGGTGGTTGCTGGCCGCTACAACCGCTGCGTcgtgtctgtctgcctcgccaacgccgctGGCGGGTC GAGTCGAGGAGTCGAGGAGTCGAATccctccttcttcaacatccGCTCTAGGGCAAACGGCATCTTCAGCAACGGTCTGCATCCGCCGACCAAAACGGTATACCAGGATCGGAATCCGGATTCCAATCTGAACCCCAATCCCGACCACGCCACGCCGAAGAGCTCGGCCGACGCGACGACGCC ATACATACAACGCGGCATCAGTATCGACTGTCCATTGGTGCCCGTCAGAGATATCGCCAGCTCTGTTTTGAAGCACCCCTCGTTCTGGCGGATCCGGCCTACCGACTGCTTCACACCTAGGAAGCTGGGAGATAAG ATCGTGGGATCTACTCTTTTTGCCCAAGGCCCATTTTGGCGCAAGCCCTCATCCGTCATGATTCCCTCTTCGCTTCTCCCGTCCCGCTTCCGGGGTGAACAGCCGGACAACCGGCCTTCTCCACCGTCCACGCTAAACAGGAAAGTCGCCTCCATCATACAATGCGTCTCGAAGATCGCCTACACCCACCCTATACACACAATATGCATCACCGCCATCTTAGCTAGCACGACCTACGTCCAAGTCGTCAAGGAAACCTTCTCGGACGCCACACGTACCACGTCCAGAACGGCCGAATGGACTCCCTTGGCCGAAGGAAGCAGGCATCTCATTGCCGGCCCCGAGACCAACTGGAAGTGGAACAACTTTGACGTCGCAACCGACCTACCCAGCGACGCCGAGCACTTGGCACTGGCTACCCTCATCTTCCCCGACTCATCGCCCGACCGCCTCGTGTCTGCGCCTTCTCCGCACACTGTTCCTCTCCCCAGCAATCTCTCCATCGCTCATCTGCCGTTGACCTTCAACAACCCGACCGCCTACTCGCATGAGAGCGCTCTGGCCTTCTCCATCAAGTACAGCGAGGCCCCCGAGTTTCTGGCTGCAGTCCAAGAGATACCCAGCGTACCTGCCGACTATGAGTCCTCCGCCGTCAAGTTGGGAGAGACGGAACAGAAGATATGGATCATGAGGCTCGCCAGGGCTCACACCAAGAGCATCGTCGCTCGCTGGTTCCATGACGCCTGGACCGAGTTCCTCTACCTGCTGAGGAGCGCAGAGACGaccgacatcatcatcatggtcCTCGGCTACCTTTCCATGCATCTTACCTTCATTTCTCTTTTCTTGAGCATGCGGAAGCTGGGATCCAACGTGTGGCTAGCCACCAGCGTCCTCATCTCTTCCACATTCGCCTTTTTCTCCGGCTTGAGCGTGACGACAAAGTACAGTGTTCCTATCTCCACCGTGATTTTGTCCGAAGGTCTGCCGTTTTTGGTCGTTACCATCGGTTTTGAGAAGAAAATCCTGTTTACCCGTGCCGTCTTGTCGCACGCATTACAGCACCGCCGTCCCGAGGAGACATCCGCCAATCCTGCCCAGGGGGTTATCCAAACCGCCGTGCAAAGCGCAATTAGGGACAAGGGATACGAAATCGTCCGGGACTACGTCATTGAGATCGGTATACTTGTTGCCGGAGCTGTTTCTGGCGTCCAGGGAGGTCTGCAGCAGTTCTGCTTCTTAGCGGCCTGGATCCTCGTTTTCGACTGTATCTTGCTCTTTACGTTTTACACCGCCATCCTCTGTATCAAGTTGGAAATCAACCGCATCAAGCGTCATGCCGACATACGAAGAGccctggaagatgacggcgtgAGCCGCCGTGTCGCCGAGAACGTGGCCTCGAGCAACGACTGGGCACTGAACGGCAAGCCCGGAGAGAATGGACTCTTGTTTGGCCCAGAGGCCCGGAGAGGAAGCGTGCCAAAGTTCAAGTTCTGGATGGTGGCAGGtttcctcgccgtcaacaccatcaaTCTTTGTACCATCCCTTTCCGTACTGCCGGTGTGGCATCCTGGACTGGTGGGATAGTGGCGACGCCCCCCGTTGACCCATTCAAGATCGCCTCCAACGGCCTGGACGAGATTCTGTTTAGGGTGAGAGGACTTCAACAGACCACCGTGGTCACTGTTCTGCCTTCTATCAAGTACGAGCTGGAGTTTCCCTCGACATACTACGCTAGCTCCTCGACTCAACACGGCGATCACATCGGTGACGACAACAACCACCATCAGCCTCTCGGGTACGGGTACGGAGTCGGTGCACAAATGGTCGGCATCGTCTCCACTAGCCTTGAAAACACAGTTGTCTTAAAGTGGATTATCGTAGCCCTGGCCATGAGCGTGATTCTCAACGGCTATCTTTTCAATGTAGCTCGATGGGGCATCAAAGATCCCGATGGCCAACAGGATCCGACTGACTCGGCCGAAGCGCCTGCGGCCGATTCGTTGACCGGTACACGCGGTACAGAATTACGTTCAGGTGGAGCCGAAAAGGCTATCCAACCGGAATTTGTGTCTCCTGCGTCGAgcgatgacgaagacgagacAGAGCCACGCAAGGTCAATGTCACCCCCCACAGCCAAGCCCAGCTGGACAAACTACTTTCCGAGAAGCGCATATACGACATGACGGATGACGAGGTCATTTCGCTTTCTCTGCAAGGCAAGATCACTGGGTATGGCTTGGAGAGGAGCCTTCGGGATTGCAGCCGCGCCGTTCGAGTTCGCCGCTCCATTATCTCGAGAACCCGTGCGACGGCTGAGAAGACTTGGTTTCTCGAACAGTCCAAGCTGCCTTACGAGAATTACGACTGGGAAAGGGTTCTGGGCGCCTGCTGTGAGAATGTCATCGGGTACATGCCTATCCCCGTCGGAGTCGCCGGACCCTTGGTCATCGACGGCCAGAGCTATTTCATCCCCATGGCCACGACGGAGGGAGTGCTCGTGGCCAGCGTCAACCGAGGCTGCAAGGCTATCAATGCAGGAGGAGGCGCTGTTACTGTCCTGACCAGTGACGGCATGACCCGTGGTCCCTGTGTGGGCTTCGACTCTCTCGAgcgtgccggcgccgccaagaactGGTTGGATTCCGAGGCAGGCCAGAGCatgatgaagacggcctTTGACTCCACTAGCAGGTTTGCGCGTCTGCAGGTTATGAAGACTGCCATTGCCGGTACCAACCTGTATATTCGTTTCAAGACAAGCACGGGGGACGCCATGGGTATGAATATGATCTCGAAGGGCGTCGAGTACGCGCTCAacgtcatggccgccgagggaggCTTTGAGGATATGAAGATCGTCTCGTTGTCCGCCAACTACTGCATCGACAAGAAGGCCGCTGCCATCAACTGGATCGATGGGCGAGGAAAGGGCATtgtggccgaggccatcatcccTGGTGAAGTTGTCAAGAGCGTCCTGAAGAGCAACGTAGACAGCCTGGTCGAGCTAAACGTGTCCAAAAACCTCATCGGCTCTGCAATGGCGGCTTCTTTGGGTGGCTACAACGCCCAGGCCGCCAACATCGTTGCCGCAGTCTTCATTGCAACTGGCCAAGATCCCGCACAGGTGGTCGAGAGTTCCAACTGCATCACCATCATGAAGAA TCTCAACGGCAACCTCCAGATCTCGGTCTCGATGCCTTCTATCGAGGTCGGCACGTTGGGTGGCGGCACCATCCTCGAGCCCCAGAGCGCCATGCTCGACATGTTTGGCGTCCGGGGCTCCCACCCCACGGAGCCGGGCGAGAATGCCCGCCGGTTGGGACGCATTATTGGTGCCGCTGTCCTCGCTGGGGAGCTTTCGTTGTGTtccgccctggacgccgGTCACCTTGTCAAGGCACACATGGCTCACAACCGATCCGCCCCGGCCACGAGGAGTACTACGCCCGCTCCCAGAACGAATGGAGCCACGACACCTATCGGCCTCACAATGGCATCGTCTACCGGGGAGAAGCAACAGAATGCTACTGCATAG
- a CDS encoding Putative zn(2)Cys(6) fungal-type DNA-binding domain-containing protein has translation MDVCRTPPQQAPEATSFAANKLSVQSYRRSCDRCHVQKLKCSRNTRSPTQCQRCERAGHKCVYSQRNPRQSTRVKGNASSAARGGAGQSQQLPIPAGGDDASSDKLSPEWPGTLDGDAVDLLQEWTWQDFTGGPLGEYHDLLGQTLYSPQTTSTPLSAKEGTNTATASEQQDVFERLSSISKILEDYVHFLANQWDRKEIQNYPIGEVFGTFQAFLTTLQVQRPIEKPGVLEGCQHTRTVLLASHCYTVCVKIMEALAETLCQDMSTQASQNALRQPPGDVISANGAEVDFLVGESFSHLHPLASSLVSACTTLHTGVGILCKVEVELGVPWGNSIMAREALPAEGDGDALFPLQKRKGSAGFTQAARFLGVMREGAGSDFGYISNLQNFHRHHAEILRLTRQHTVCFLSKILSPQTTRT, from the exons ATGGACGTCTGCCGAACTCCCCCGCAGCAAGCCCCGGAGGCGACCAGCTTTGCCGCGAACAAGCTTTCCGTTCAGTCGTACCGCAGGTCGTGCGACCGCTGCCACGTCCAGAAACTCAAATGCTCTCGGAACACGCGGTCTCCCACACAGTGTCAGCGTTGTGAGCGGGCTGGACACAAATGCGTCTACAGCCAGAGGAATCCCAGACAGTCAACAAGGGTGAAGGGTAACGCGTCCTCTGCCGCGCGGGGAGGGGCCGGCCAGTCGCAACAGCTTCCTATCCCAGCCGGAGGGGACGATGCGTCATCCGACAAGCTGTCGCCCGAGTGGCCGGGCACCCTTGATGGAGATGCCGTCGACCTTTTACAGGAATGGACCTGGCAAGACTTCACGGGGGGCCCTCTAGGGGAGTATCATGACCTCCTGGGCCAAACACTTTACAGCCCgcagacgacgtcgacgccgcttTCGGCAAAGGAAGGGACCAACACCGCGACGGCTAGCGAGCAGCAAGATGTCTTCGAGCGCCTGTCCAGCATATCAAAGATTCTGGAGGACTATGTGCATTTTTTGGCCAACCAGTGGGACCGTAAGGAGATCCAAAACT ATCCCATTGGCGAGGTTTTCGGCACCTTCCAGGCTTTTCTGACGACTCTTCAGGTCCAGAGGCCGATTGAGAAGCCTGGCGTGCTGGAGGGCTGCCAGCATACTCGAACGGTCCTCCTCGCGTCTCATTGCTACACGGTGTGCGTCAAAATCATGGAGGCTCTGGCCGAGACGCTGTGCCAGGACATGTCCACCCAGGCCTCGCAGAACGCGCTGCGGCAGCCGCCCGGGGACGTCATCTccgccaacggcgccgaggtcgattTCCTGGTGGGCGAGTCGTTCTCGCACCTGCACCCCCTTGCCAGCTCGCTGGTGTCGGCCTGCACGACTCTGCACACGGGTGTCGGCATCCTGTGCAAGGTCGAGGTGGAGCTCGGCGTGCCCTGGGGGAACAGCATCATGGCCAGAGAGGCGTTGcctgccgagggcgacggggacgccctcttcccgttgcagaagaggaagggcTCGGCAGGGTTTACGCAAGCGGCTCGGTTCCTCGGTGTGATGCGGGAGGGGGCGGGCAGTGATTTTGGCTATATCAGCAATCTCCAGAACTTCCATCGGCATCATGCAGAGATTCTGCGGCTGACGAGACAGCATACCGTCTGTTTTCTGTCCAAGATTTTGTCGCCACAGACAACCAGGACTTAG
- a CDS encoding Putative GroES-like superfamily, alcohol dehydrogenase-like, NAD(P)-binding domain superfamily, with the protein MGSLATEAAFTPPAKQRAMTVNDNDEVVIWDDAPCPKLPADQVYVRVDAVALNPSDTKMRGAFATPWAFLGTDYCGTVVAVGSGVTHVRVGDRVYGAQNEMCPRTPDQGAFAQYTITRGGIWAKVPDGWATEAAAALPAGISTAGLALKLLGIPLPYTSDDAKPVKTTYVLVYGGSTATATITMQFLRESGYVPIAVCSPHNFDLAKRNGAEEVFDYHDSQCAETIRAFTKNNLRYALDCITNVESTTACFKAIGRAGGRYVSLNPFPEHAATRKMVTTDWTLGPTIFGEGSTWPAPYGREGSDEEREFGALLWRVAGRLVEEGKLRHHPLRVIHGGFEQVKQSMEVVRAGELSGEKIVVVFER; encoded by the exons ATGGGCAGCCTGGCGACCGAAGCCGCGTTTACCCCGCCTGCGAAGCAGAGGGCCATGACGGTAAACGATAACGATGAGGTGGTCATCTGGGACGACGCGCCGTGCCCCAAGCTGCCCGCGGACCAGGTCTACgtccgcgtcgacgccgtcgcgctcAACCCCAGCGACACCAAGATGCGAGGTGCCTTCGCCACGCCGTGGGCCTTCCTGGGCACCGACTACTGCGGGACGGTGGTCGCGGTGGGGTCCGGCGTCACGCACGTCAGGGTCGGCGACAGGGTCTACGGCGCGCAGAACGAGATGTGTCCTCGCACGCCCGACCAGGGGGCCTTTGCCCAGTACACCATCACGCGTGGGGGCATCTGGGCCAAGGTGCCCGACGGCTGGGCCACGGAAGCAGCCGCTGCCCTGCCTGCCGGCATCAGCACGGCCGGCCTAGCCTTGAAGCTTCTTGGCATCCCATTGCCGTACACTAGTGATGATGCCAAGCCTGTCAAGACGACGTACGTCCTGGTGTACGGCGGGAGCACCGCCACGGCCACCATCACGATGCAGTTCCTGAGAGA GTCCGGATACGTTCCCATCGCCGTTTGCTCGCCTCACAACTTCGACCTGGCCAAGAGGAACGGTGCCGAAGAGGTGTTTGACTACCACGACTCACAATGTGCCGAAACGATT CGTGCCTTCACAAAAAACAACCTTCGGTATGCACTAGACTGCATCACAAACGTCGAGTCCACGACGGCGTGCTTCAAGGCCATCGGCCGCGCCGGTGGGCGGTACGTCTCTCTCAACCCCTTCCCCGAGCACGCCGCCACGCGAAAGATGGTGACGACCGACTGGACCCTCGGCCCGACCATTTTCGGAGAGGGCTCGACCTGGCCTGCGCCCTACGGCCGTGAAGgctccgacgaggagcgcgagTTTGGAGCCCTGCTCTGGCGCGTCGCCGGAAgactcgtcgaggagggcaagcTGCGGCATCATCCCTTGCGTGTGATACACGGAGGGTTCGAGCAGGTGAAGCAATCGATGGAGGTCGTCAGGGCCGGCGAGCTTTCGGGAGAGAAGATTGTCGTTGTATTTGAGCGTTAG
- a CDS encoding Putative serine hydrolase FSH, alpha/Beta hydrolase produces MGVTKAQLTTPPSAPRVLLCIHGSGGSANIFRVQTAKLRMALRHEFEFVYATAPFESEPGPGVLPLFRGMGPYRSWFLKDDGDKNTRVNRANDEERPSAETSSVGGRVLAVNKPVQKVVEDWQKNNPQIPIVGVIAFSEGALVAALLIWQQQMGRLPWFPKMDVAMFICCYYTEEATDYIKSESPDDQKAILINVPSVHLQGLQDFALQGSRKLAVTHFSPENADILEFQGGHHIPSRKGDIDEAARRFLNLYKNRKPKALNV; encoded by the coding sequence ATGGGCGTCACAAAAGCTCAACtcacgacgccgcccagcgcCCCCAGAGTGCTTCTGTGTATCCACGGGTCTGGTGGCTCAGCCAACATATTCCGCGTTCAGACGGCCAAACTCCGCATGGCGTTACGACATGAGTTCGAATTCGTCTATGCCACCGCCCCCTTCGAATCCGAGCCCGGTCCGGGTGTGTTGCCGCTGTTTCGAGGCATGGGCCCGTACCGTTCCTGGTTTCTGAAGGACGACGGTGACAAAAACACTAGAGTGAACCGAGCGAACGACGAAGAGAGGCCCAGCGCGGAGACTTCGTCGGTGGGCGGCCGGGTCTTGGCCGTGAATAAACCCGTCCAGAAGGTTGTCGAGGACTGGCAGAAGAACAACCCGCAGATTCCCATCGTCGGGGTCATCGCCTTTTCCGAGGGCGCATTGGTGGCCGCGTTGCTGAtttggcagcagcagatgggAAGGCTGCCGTGGTTCCCAAAGATGGACGTGGCCATGTTCATCTGCTGCTATTACACCGAGGAGGCCACGGACTACATAAAGTCCGAGTCGCCGGATGACCAAAAAGCGATCCTGATCAACGTGCCGAGCGTGCATCTCCAAGGCCTGCAAGATTTTGCTCTTCAAGGGTCGCGGAAACTGGCCGTGACGCACTTTTCCCCTGAAAACGCCGACATACTAGAGTTCCAGGGCGGGCACCACATTCCCAGCAGGAAGGGCGACATCGATGAGGCTGCGAGGCGTTTCCTCAACTTGTATAAGAATCGGAAACCCAAAGCACTGAACGTCTAA
- a CDS encoding Putative major facilitator superfamily, MFS transporter superfamily encodes MDKPVNDTSVSAGAPEKRDHVDEIPPKELGNTQEVVEDVEKREYLSGVQLWLVLASVTLVAFVMLLDMSIIVTAIPQITNDFHSLGDVGWYGSAFLLANCALQPLAGRLYTLTSYKYTFLAFLFVFEVGSAVCGSAQSSKALIVGRAVAGIGGSGIMNGALTIVSASSPIDKQPLMVGTMMGLSQMGIVCGPLVGGAFTQGASWRWCFYVNLPIGALAAVLLLTIRIPDHRSPEIASGQTRLRTILSKLDLTGFLFFAGFAVMIELALSWGGSDYPWNSPTVIGLFCGAGVSLAIFVAWEHRVGDDAMIPGSVACRREVWSASLYLGFFSGALLCFSYYMPIYFQAVKGASALMSGVYLLSGILPQLVMAILSGALIGKMGYYLPWALASSAIMLVGAGLTTTLTVKATVAQWVMYQFVAGFGRGCGMQTPVIAIQNTLPAKQIPLGMSLVIFTQTFGGSLALTIAQLVFNSCLEAAIPKFAPTANVGAITYAGATGFSSVVTPDELPGVLRSYAYAIDKTFYVALGASAGTFLFAWGMGWRKIQQKKGNDTSGVQSQPVAGNGSRTESNEV; translated from the exons ATGGATAAACCCGTCAACGACACTTCTGTGTCCGCCGGCGCGCCGGAGAAACGCGATCACGTCGACGAGATACCCCCGAAAGAGCTCGGAAACACAcaggaggtggtggaggatgTGGAAAAACGGGAGTACCTTTCCGGTGTCCAGCTCTGGCTGGTGCTTGCCTCGGTCACTCTTGTTGCCTTTGTCATGCTCCTCGACATGTCCATCATCGTGACG GCAATTCCTCAAATCACAAACGACTTCCACTCCCTTGGCGACGTCGGGTGGTACGGCAGCGCCTTTCTCCTGGCCAA CTGCGCCCTGCAGCCTCTAGCTGGCCGGCTATACACATTGACGAGCTACAAG TACACTTTCCTTgccttcctcttcgtcttcgaggtcgGATCTGCCGTTTGCGGATCTGCCCAGTCGTCCAAGGCATTGATAGTCGGCCGAGCCGTGGCCGGCATTGGTGGCTCTGGTATCATGAACGGTGCCCTCACCATCGTCTCTGCCAGTTCCCCCATAGACAAGCAACCGC TCATGGTAGGGACCATGATGGGAT TGAGCCAAATGGGCATCGTGTGTGGACCGCTCGTTGGAGGCGCTTTCACACAGGGAGCTAGTTGGCGATGGT GCTTTTACGTCAACCTACCCATTGGTGCTCTGGCGGCTGTTCTGCTCCTCACCATTCGTATCCCTGATCATCGCTCCCCTGAGATTGCGTCTGGTCAAACGCGTCTGAGAACCATACTTTCCAAACTCGACCTGACTGGCTTCCTCTTTTTTGCTGGTTTCGCCGTCATGATAGAGCTGGCGCTCTCGTGGGGAGGGTCCGACTACCCCTGGAACAGTCCTACCGTGATCGGCCTGTTTTGCGGGGCCGGCGTCTCCTTGGCCATCTTTGTGGCATGGGAGCACCGCGTCGGTGACGATGCCATGATCCCAGGCTCTGTTGCCTGCCGGCGTGAAGTCTGGAGTGCTTCTCTTTACCTAGGCTTCTTTTCTGGCGCGTTACTATGCTTCTCATACTACATGCCCATCTACTTCCAAGCGGTCAAAGGAGCATCCGCCCTTATGAGCGGTGTTTATCTCCTCTCTGGGATCTTGCCTCAGCTGGTCATGGCCATCTTGTCCGGCGCACTCA TTGGAAAAATGGGATACTATTTACCCTGGGCATTGGCTAGTTCCGCCATCATGCTTGTTGGCGCTGGTTTGACGACAACCCTAACGGTCAAGGCAACGGTTGCCCAGTGGGTTATGTATCAGTTCGTCGCCGGATTTGGTCGAGGCTGTGGCATGCAAACG CCCGTCATTGCGATCCAGAACACACTCCCAGCCAAGCAAATCCCGCTCGGCATGTCACTAGTCATCTTCACACAGACCTTCGGAGGGTCTCTCGCGCTGACGATTGCGCAACTCGTCTTCAACAGCTGCTTGGAAGCGGCCATTCCTAAGTTCGCCCCCACGGCAAACGTGGGCGCCATAACCTATGCTGGCGCGACCGGTTTCTCCTCGGTGGTCACCCCAGACGAGCTTCCCGGCGTTTTGCGCTCCTACGCCTATGCCATCGACAAGACTTTTTACGTTGCGCTGGGTGCTTCAGCAGGGACATTTTTGTTTGCCTGGGGCATGGGATGGCGAAAGATCCAACAAAAGAAGGGCAATGATACTTCGGGCGTTCAAAGTCAACCAGTGGCGGGTAATGGAAGCAGAACAGAAAGCAACGAGGTTTAG